A window of Roseovarius sp. THAF27 contains these coding sequences:
- the rlmN gene encoding 23S rRNA (adenine(2503)-C(2))-methyltransferase RlmN: protein MTESAPITQDVLTIPRKLPEGPINLVGLTRDALRDTLIAHGTPEKQAKMRVNQIWQWIYQWGVRDFAAMTNLSKAYRAELAEKFVIDLPEIVDRQVSADGTRKYLVRIAGGHEVETVYIPEEDRGTLCISSQVGCTLTCSFCHTGTQKLVRNLTAGEIIGQVMLARDDLDEWPKPGVGMGTDGPRLLSNIVLMGMGEPLYNFENVRDAMKIAMDGEGIALSRRRITLSTSGIVPEIHKTAQEIGCMLAVSFHATTDEVRDKLVPINRKWNIAALLDALRAYPKASNSERITFEYVMLKDVNDSDEDARRLVQLIKGIPAKINLIPFNEWPGAPHQRSDWDRIEKFADIIYKAGYASPIRTPRGEDIMAACGQLKSATERQRKSRREIEAEAGL from the coding sequence ATGACCGAATCTGCGCCCATCACCCAGGATGTCCTGACCATCCCCCGCAAGCTGCCCGAGGGGCCGATCAACCTTGTCGGCCTCACCCGCGACGCCCTGCGCGACACCCTGATCGCCCATGGCACCCCGGAAAAGCAGGCCAAGATGCGCGTGAACCAGATCTGGCAATGGATCTACCAGTGGGGCGTGCGCGACTTTGCCGCCATGACCAACCTCTCCAAGGCCTACCGCGCCGAACTGGCCGAGAAATTCGTCATCGACCTGCCCGAAATCGTCGACCGCCAGGTCAGCGCCGACGGCACCCGCAAGTACCTGGTGCGAATCGCAGGCGGCCACGAGGTCGAAACCGTCTATATCCCCGAGGAAGACCGCGGCACGCTCTGCATTTCCTCCCAGGTCGGCTGCACCCTCACCTGCTCGTTCTGCCACACCGGCACCCAGAAACTGGTGCGCAACCTTACGGCCGGTGAAATCATCGGCCAGGTCATGCTGGCGCGCGACGATCTCGATGAATGGCCCAAACCCGGCGTCGGCATGGGCACCGACGGCCCGCGCCTTCTGTCGAACATCGTGCTGATGGGCATGGGCGAGCCGCTCTACAATTTCGAAAACGTCCGCGACGCCATGAAAATCGCGATGGACGGCGAAGGCATCGCGCTCTCGCGCCGCCGCATCACGCTCTCGACCTCCGGCATCGTCCCGGAGATTCACAAGACGGCGCAGGAAATCGGCTGTATGCTCGCTGTCAGCTTCCACGCCACCACCGACGAGGTGCGCGACAAGCTGGTGCCGATCAACCGCAAATGGAACATCGCCGCTCTCCTGGATGCGCTCCGTGCCTATCCCAAGGCGTCCAATTCCGAGCGCATCACCTTCGAGTACGTGATGCTCAAGGACGTCAACGACAGCGACGAGGACGCCCGCCGCCTGGTGCAGCTGATCAAGGGCATCCCGGCCAAGATCAACCTCATTCCGTTCAACGAATGGCCCGGCGCTCCGCACCAGCGCTCCGACTGGGACCGGATCGAGAAATTCGCCGATATCATCTACAAGGCCGGCTACGCCTCGCCCATCCGCACCCCGCGGGGCGAGGACATCATGGCCGCCTGCGGCCAGCTCAAGTCCGCCACCGAACGCCAGCGCAAGTCCCGGCGCGAGATCGAGGCCGAGGCCGGCCTTTGA